From the Oncorhynchus nerka isolate Pitt River linkage group LG28, Oner_Uvic_2.0, whole genome shotgun sequence genome, one window contains:
- the LOC115113772 gene encoding LOW QUALITY PROTEIN: TOX high mobility group box family member 3-like (The sequence of the model RefSeq protein was modified relative to this genomic sequence to represent the inferred CDS: inserted 2 bases in 2 codons; deleted 2 bases in 1 codon) codes for MDVRFYPTAGGNPIPGDPPNLDFSHCLGYYNYNKFANNNNYMNMADVAGGGDTFHTPSLGDEEFEIPPITPPPETESGLGLSDVDSPFPGHPLQHRGPFXPQFPPQSLELPSITISRNLMDQEGLSSINGLPLNMQGHLRQYPPNPAMVMRSIISMNNPHGMMSRNQLTTINQSQLSAQLGLNMTGPKIPHTSPSPPASKSATPSPSSSINEDDQDQDNRVMAGEKRPAPDAGKKPKTPKKKKKKDPNEPQKPVSAYALFFRDTQAAIKGQNPNATFGEVSKIVASMWDGLGEEQKQGYKSKTEAAKKEYLKALAAYRASLVSKAAQESAEAQTIRSVQQTLASTSLSPGLMLPSPLSQHPSMSSMSSMAQALQNGMPRAIAPKPLQMRLGGNQIVTSVTVQHQNMTNGVPSQLLNQMGGGGGGGAMVAGAQPTVSQMSPPMQGGVGGHMQQLQQQQTQQQQMQQHLQHHQMQQQQMHHQQIQQQMQHQHFQHHLQQQLQQHNIQQQQQQQQQQQQQQQQRHDMQQQQLQLHQMQMQQLHQQQMQQHLQQQQQQHQSQCSPPQHSPSTPQSVGGSASMGSPQPXPQQPHPSQIQAHAQVLSQVSIY; via the exons ACATTCCACACCCCCAGCCTGGGAGACGAGGAGTTTGAGATCCCTCCCATCACCCCTCCTCCAGAGACAGAGTCTGGCCTGGGCCTATCGGATGTGGACTCCCCCTTCCCGGGGCACCCGCTCCAGCACAGGGGACCCT ACCCCCAGTTCCCCCCTCAGAGCCTGGAGCTGCCCTCCATCACCATCTCACGCAACCTCATGGACCAGGAGGGGCTCTCCAGCATCAACGGCCTGCCATTG AACATGCAGGGCCACCTCCGCCAATACCCCCCTAACCCCGCCATGGTCATGAGATCCATCATCAGCATGAACAACCCCCATGGTATGATGTCCCGGAACCAGCTGACCACCATCAACCAGTCCCAGCTCAGTGCCCAGCTAGGCTTGAACATGACAGGACCCAAAATCCCCCATACTTCGCCCTCACCACCAGCCAGCAAGTCGGCCACGCCCTCACCCTCCAGCTCTATCAACGAGGACGACCAAGACCAGGACAATAGG GTAATGGCAGGAGAAAAGCGCCCAGCGCCAGATGCTGGGAAGAAGCCCAAGACccccaagaagaagaagaagaaggaccCCAACGAGCCCCAGAAGCCAGTTTCAGCCTACGCCCTGTTCTTCAGAGACACACAGGCCGCCATTAAGGGTCAAAACCCCAACGCCACCTTCGGAGAGGTTTCCAAGATAGTGGCCTCCATGTGGGATGGCTTGGGAGAGGAACAGAAGCAG GGCTATAAAAGCAAAACAGAGGCTGCTAAAAAGGAATATTTAAAAGCCCTCGCTGCCTACCGCGCCAGCCTGGTTTCAAAG GCTGCCCAGGAATCAGCAGAGGCTCAGACCATCCGTTCAGTCCAGCAGACCCTGGCCTCCACCAGCCTGTCCCCAGGTCTGATGCTGCCTTCCCCACTCTCCCAGCACCCGTCCATGTCCTCTATGTCCTCCATGGCCCAGGCTCTCCAGAACGGCATGCCACGGGCCATCGCCCCCAAGCCGCTGCAGATGAGGCTGGGGGGCAACCAGATCGTGACCTCGGTGACGGTGCAGCACCAGAACATGACCAACGGTGTGCCATCCCAGCTGCTGAACCAgatgggtggaggtggtggaggaggggccatgGTGGCCGGGGCCCAGCCCACGGTGTCCCAGATGAGCCCGCCCATGCAGGGTGGCGTGGGGGGGCACatgcagcagctgcagcagcagcaaacaCAGCAGCAGCAGATGCAGCAACATCTGCAGCACCACCAGATGCAGCAGCAGCAGATGCACCACCAGCAGATCCAGCAGCAGATGCAGCATCAGCATTTCCAGCACCACCtccagcagcagctgcagcaacacaacatacag cagcaacaacaacaacaacaacaacagcagcagcagcagcagcagaggcaTGATATGCAGCAACAGCAACTGCAACTCCACCAGATGCAGATGCAGCAGCTTCACCAGCAGCAGATGCAGCAGCATCtccaacaacagcagcaacagcaccagTCCCAGTGTTCCCCACCACAACACTCACCCAGCACACCTCAATCTGTGGGGGGCTCCGCCTCCATGGGCAGTCCCCAAC GCCCCCAGCAGCCACACCCCTCCCAGATCCAGGCCCACGCCCAGGTTCTGTCCCAGGTCTCCATCTACTGA